In Vigna angularis cultivar LongXiaoDou No.4 chromosome 8, ASM1680809v1, whole genome shotgun sequence, the DNA window aactcgcacaataggtCTCGGTTTACACCCAACCGCTGTCTATTCAGAcacggtggcatttttgtaattaatgagaccttataggcctcggttcagacTTGACCGGTGCCAAAAAGGGTTACCACTTCGGTTGTAAAAGCAACCGGTGCCTAATGAGTGATTTCTGACACAGTTTCTGACGCGGTTAAGAGGAACCCGAGGTAAAAGAGGTATACTGCACCGGTTGATAAGTAGAACCGAGGCGTATCAGCTTCTACTGCCTCGGGCCAagaaggaccgaggcatataacccACAGATATTTTCACTCTCGTTCTCGCCTCCCCCTCGCGCCTCCCTTCCCTCACTCTCCCCTCCATCACTCTGGCGCTCCCTCCCCTCACTCTCCCCTCCATCACTCTCGCGCTCCCTCCCCTCACTCTCCCCTCCATCACTCTCGCGCTCCCTCCCCTCACTCTCCCCTCCATCACTCTGGCGCTCCCTCCCCTCACTCTCCCCTCCATCACTCTCGCGCTCCCTCCCCTCACTCTCCCCTCCATCACTCTCGCGCTCCCTCCCCTCACTCTCCCCTCCATCACTctcgcgcctccctcccctctCTCACGCTTTCTTCTTCAACGCAAGAAATCCACGGTGCCGCCTCCCCCGCAGCTTCTCGTCGCCCCTCTGCTGCAAGCTCGCCCCTCCGCCGCGTGCTCGCTCCTCAGCCGCGTGCTCGTCCCTCTCTCACGTTTGTTCTGTGTATATGCAATTAGGGTTTTTTCTGCAGGTTTCATCTAATTTGGGGATTTTTTCATCTAATTCGCGATTAGGGTTTCCATCTAATTTGGGGATTTTTTCTGCAGGTTTCCATCTAATTTGGAGATGAAGGAACTCACAATTTGGCTCACGGTGGTGATGGTGGGTTTTGGTGGTTGGATGATTGATGAAGGCATTGCGTGAGGAGGATGAGATTGCTGGTGTGAGGTGTTTTTTGCAGGtctgtaaattttttatgatgGACGAAGAAGATGGTGGTTCTCAAATTGGGTGGCGGGGTGATTCTCGCGAAGGACGAAGGTGGTCGGTGTTTTGGGTGGTCTGATGTGAGAAAGATGGTGGTGGTCGGCGGGGGGAAACCTTGGCAGTGTGAGAAAGATGGATGGTGGTCGGCGGGGGAAACAGCGTGAGAAAGTCGGATGGTGCTTGGCAGCGTGAGAAAGTCGGATGGTGGTCGGCGGGGGAAACCAAGAAGAccatactacctcggttctccTTGAACCGAGTTGTAATCCTGtcatactacctcggttctccTTGAACCGAGTTGTAATCCTGTATCGTTTTTGTCTCGGTTcgtaaccgaggcataaaatcgtagactttttacctcgtctacATACGCATCGGGTcaagaaccggtgcctataagctAAAACAACCGGTGCCATTGTCTTTAATTGTACTAGTGATTAGATGTCATGTTGCAAATAAAAGATatgtaaatttagtttatataagaTTCtgatctaataaaaatataacattacttTTAAACACTTTAGGATGTAAAAATACTAGGATGTATAGCTTTAGTAACGTtatttgtaacatcccgattatataataatcaatattatataataaagacgttaacatccaaatatagagaacagttgGAGTATGAcgtataattaaatatgaaattacagtcatctagaaataaaagaaactgaaaatttaaacttgaacagttgaaaggattaaacactacaagtgttcaatcaggaaattcctaagaagactactccgcaacatccgtaacctccagctcttgctccaagggaatctccgcgacaacatctgctcccatccaagtggatgatcatcgccaaagaaacatacccaaacaacacacaacacaaacaatgcaagggtgagctagatataaaaaggatgttatacatatagcacagttaattcatgttatcatatttaaattcgtataaaagaacaattagagcatactcattaaaccataattcaCCCACTCACACGatatgcaaaagtcatccaaacatggtaaactaACCTcgcaagacttgttactttatacccgatgctttatagaccgactcgtccggactagaatgattaccgagctatggtgggtcttgcactcgtggtggctttatggaacttgggcactaccgcctagtgaaactttgggcactaccgcccggtggaactttgggcactaccgcccggccacagtcacgaggttaatccgttatcactcaccttggatcatatggaagcacccaagactaggacctcctgctactcctcaccacatggttcaatcctctctacatgagaagaaagaccattggagtttcaggatgacccccaaaactgagctaccatgtaatcattctatacaaccccaaaacaccaccatgtatcctctccttgaggatcatggaattacgtccatgaataaTATTGTTACTTTGAACCTTAACCCAAGTCATGAATAACCAGAAACTACCATATTACCACAGTAAATCCAATAGATCTCATCcattcacataaatcacatcacagTATATATACCAAACATTTGTACACATAAATTTACCTCAGAGTATATCTATACAAAATACATTGCACAATtaaaataagagtaaaataaCCATGCAACCGAACCCTATTTACCATGTACTATTTGTatgaacactatttggacgaacgccatcTAACCGATCGCTATCTGTCGAACGCTaactgaccgaacgctatttggttGAATACTatatggacgaacgctaggaGGTCaataggccgaacgctaaaaccgagcaCCCACAATTCGGCCGAACGCTACATCCGAACGTCTCACTTGATCAAACACTATTTAGCTGAACGTTATAACCGagcatcttcatcatttggccgaacgctaaaaccgagcaTCCACAATTCGGCCGAACGCTACAGTCGAACTTCTCACTTGATCAAACACTATTCAGCTGAACGCTATAACCGAGCATCTTCATCATTCGGCCGAATGCTAAAACCGAACATCTCACTTGATCAAACACTATTCGGCCGAACGCTATAATCGAgtacttagaccgaacgctaaaccatCGGACACCATATTACATTgcacactgtttggacgaacgttcaaagtTCAAACCttatcaagaccgaacgctgtcTACGTCGAGCACTATCTGACGACAAACATCATCGAGACCGGACGTTCGTTAACAACGATCACTAACTTAGAATAAACATCATCAAGATAGAACGTTCTCTAACACATAGTGTGACCGAACGCTTCAGATTGAAGCCTGAGACTAACTGATCAAGATCGAACGCTAACAGTCACCAACAGAtctcaagaccgaacgctcaagatctaaatttactaaaatcaatttaagaccgaacgcacactaatacatcaaaaccgaacgttcaggaTTCGAACCTAAGAATGTCAGATGAAGGTCGAACGCTACCACCACTAATTCGTTAAAGTGAACGTTCAAGATTCAAGTCCTATTATACTAAGTTAATGCCGAACGTTACAGTTACTAATACAAACTCACTACCTAACGCTTAAGATGAGAATACCAACTGAAAGACGAACGCTCTACTTCTCCATTAGAGACTACCTAATTCAAACCGAACGCTACAATCACTAATACATCGAAACTGACCGTGTAAGATCCAAACCTAAGAATACCGAACGCTCATGATTGAAACTTAAGACTACCActtgaagaccgaacgctcaaggtTGAACCTCATAATATCAGTTTATGAACGAACACTCAAGATTGAAGCCTAAAGTACCAAattgagaacgaacgctcagaatCATTAATCTACCAAAACCGGACGCTCGACATTGCTGAGAATACTTGACTAAGGACGACCGTTTAAGATTACTAATTCTATGCAGTTTGAACGAACGTGTAATATGTTTCTAACTTTATCTAAGGAAGAACGCGAACGCTCGTTAGCTTAGAACaccaaaccgaacgctcgaaTATTTTTGGTCGACCACGGTCgagcaaattggacgaacgtccaattttgactcaccaaaattggacgtacgcgcgttctgcaaaaatctgcagaatcgcaccagatttTCCAAAAACCCAGAAAACCCCATTTTTTTCATCCCCTTTCATTCCAGATTTGCAGCAAACATAtatttcaacaatcaaacaaaaagatcaaactccccttacctcttgaagacttcctttgtaaaATTAGTGATCTAACTCCTCCCAGACGTGTAGCTCAAGATCTCCTTGCAACTTCAACAACTCTCCACTTCCTCTCCCAGATCTTGGTGCAAGAACTTCACCCTCACAAGATGCCCAACCCAGATCCTCCTCTCAGCTCTTCTAAAATTGTTAAAACACCTTGACCACCCTGCAAATCTGGTATGATCATAGTAGCTAATGCCATGTCGCGATCATATGGAAAGTCTTGTGGGAGATTTGAATAACACAATTTCTGACCATCGTACTTCAAGTTGGCTACAGTCAACCAATCAGCAGGTTTGAATCTAATTTTTCTCTTGTTGACCTCACTGAGCATATATCCATTTGATGATATCTtcagatttgaataaaataccTTGATTAAATCCGGATAGTAGGGTCCTGTAATGTAAGAAATTGGCTCAACCCTTGAAATATAAGATGTTGCTGGAAAAATAACCCTGAACCGGTAAAtgaatcaaaattcattatcttgGGAGCAACTATAGTCCTTGTACAGAAATCAGCTGcatagttttccatttgatgactGTGTGTGAAAAAACGACGCTGATCTAATTGCTCCTCTACAGATGGTCTTACAAGGGGTGCATCTTCTGCCTCAGTGAGAGTTTCTTTTCCCTTACGGCTTTTTCTTAGCCTTTTTGTTGATGATGAGGCCATCTGATAATTTCTTCAACAAATCATTTCATTAAAACAAGATGAAAGTACATAATAAGATAGAGATATCATATTGAAATAATAACAATGCATAAGAACACATAAGAACAAATGTCATACATCGTAACCATTAACAGAACTACAAAATGACATCGAccatacaaatataataattgataacTAAAGTACTGATACagaatttcatttaataataagtGAAGTAAGTCTAAGCTGAAGATTCCTAACAGTCACCGCCCGatatcattttacataatttattccaCCGCTTATGTGGTGGCTGTAAGACCCATATAAAAGTCAAAATAATTCTATGAATGTTgtggttttgaataattaattatggtgtGCATTCATATGTAAGATAAAGactattatttgtattttgtccACCATTTTGTTTAGCTTCATTGTCTtgtattagttatttaaatttaatgcaAATTGTGTGGTCCATGTTTGGTCAAGGAGggtcataaataaaataaaataataataatgtgaaaagaagaagacaaaactTGAATTATGGAAATTGGCTTTCCGTGAAACATGAGTGCAAGACTTTCAATCATGGGTGCAGAAATTTCTTACATGGGACCCttcattttccattattttcttATGGAACGATTGCTAAGCTAGCTGCCAAAGAGAATTTATTTCTCCTTATATAGCATCTATATGGGCGGAAGAGAGGGCAAGAGAAATAAGATTTAAGTTACAAAATACTTTTACATTTGAGAAGGAGAGCAAGCAAGGGTGGTGGTCTAGAAGTATCAAGAGTGAGGAATTTCTTGCAAGGagaagaggtaaggggagctaactcaacttaatttctaaaattttgtgGTTAGAAATATGGTTCCAATTGCTTGATTTTGAtgaaggggagctaatcctttcttgttatgatcatgaatatgagtatgaatgtgttaaaatttggtaatggtagttatctattgacttgtgtaaaatttgggtttcatgattataatttcttattttcgagttactgtggtgaaaaatttctattaattgttttcaccgttggatttagctaaacgTTTAGTATGTGAATCCTAAGACATATTACTAAAcgttgaccgttcggatttgaaaatagaagtctgtactGGGAGAAACAAATCCTgcaagtttgagtaaattagttacccctgtagttctgttactaagttgtctcggtaaaaatatagatttttacCTATTTGACCGTTggatcaacctcaaaatttgatatatgatccctaagacatattaatacaatttgaccgatcggatttgtaattgaaggtctatgtttagagaaagaaatttcgaaagtttgaaatatttgatgaacaCTGCaattctgttcttaagttataatggtaacaatttcatatatattccatttactgttagattgagcccaaactttagtatgtagttcataagacatattaagtgatcttgaccgttcagatttgggattagatgtctgtgcttagaggaattcattccgcattttgagtttaaccgagaatcacttaaatttctgtctctgagttacctcggtaaaaccttcATATCTACTTAGTTAACCGTTAGATTAACCTGAAACTTTAGTATGAAGTTCCTAACAGATAGGGACATACTTCGACCGTTCGGATTTTAGATCGGAGGTACcgatttagagatattaatttcgtaacttctcagggatctcaatactgcttaatttatgttttggatcatttatacaaaattgatgatttccgcctcattaaccgttggattggactgaaaagCTTACCATATGATCTAAACATGTTGTTGATTAGTTTTATTGGTTCAGATTGTcgataaataatatgttgaaaaaggtaatttggttaatttgtgctactttggtaagtaggcataATTGAAACTGAGATATGTTGATTGGTTATTATGTGCTTGTTGAGCATGATTGGTTTGGGATTAGTGGTTGAGATGGCATGTGATTGGTTATGAATGATATGTTAGGAAAatgtaatttggttaatttgtgctacattggtaagtagacagaagGGAATTGAGAAAAGTTCACCGGTTCTCTTATGCTTGTTGAGTATGATTAGTTTTGGATGGGTTGTGGttgattatgaataatttgttgaaataatGTAAATGATGTTGGTTtgcgctactttggtaagtaggcgagTAGATGTTGGGTCTGcgttactttggtaagtaagcAGGGTGATTTgcgctactttgataagtaggcaggatgagatgatgaatgaagagataaagagaatgaTATAAATGCgggctactttgataagtaggcagattaactatactgtgctactttggtaagtagacagtaTTGTCTTGCtgcgctactttggtaagtaggcagaatATCTTGTTttatgctactttggtaagtaggcgaattaattatactatactgctttggtaagtagacaataatGTCTTGTTGTGCTGCTTTGATAAGTAGACAGTATTGTCTTGCGgtgctactttgataagtagagagaataacttggtttgtactactttggtaagtaggtcgGATGAGGTGAAGTTGTAACACTTTGATAAGTGGAATAGTAAAATTGTTGAGCAATGATATTGTGATAATATGTTGAGTGGGTGTGCTTAACTGTATTGAATACTGTGGATGTATTATTAACGGATTGTGAATGGATTGTATGCTTGTTTcagttagctcaccctattgtttgtgtttgtgtatgtgaatgcaatgatcgtataatgtgtgatattatacgggagcagaaactatttcagatgaattagcagatggttctggacttgcttagaagatgagagatctgTGGGGAAAAGAAACATGGggaatttctaaataaatatgtttgaaatttcaaactgtgtggaattttaaatttcagaagtttatgaactgtgtgaaattttattttagaagacttgtgttgtaataaaacacttaatattttgttggtgttgaaaattgttaaagaaaagttatatatgtattttttgtggaaaataaattgtaacgccTAAATCAGGGTGTTACACtgtttggtatcagagcaatggttttcgaaaatctTTTGGGGCTTTTGGGAAGTGAGCTCGTTAACTTCTGTTGTTTGATCAGCTGCCCATAACTCCACCATCAAATCGTAATGTTTGATGCTATTAACTCTCCACTTTGCCGCAGCTGGCCTCGACTGattcaatattaaaacaaacaaaattctgAGTCATCACATGGATAATAAGTAATGCAAAAAATgatagtatatttttaattacttggATCAGGTCCATCCAAACTTCGTCCTCAGCATGAAATGTCATACTAATCGGGTTCCacgcaaatccactcaatccagAAAACAAGTAATGTACCTCACGCCATTTATCTTTCAAGACTTTCTGacgatttttaacattattttttgtaatggcGACATACCCAGCGCTATGAAGATGATCAACTATGTTACTATATGCTTGGGATATCCAGCTTCCGTCAATCCTATTACCGATTCGTGATTCCTCAATCATAGAGTGTAGAAGACGTGCGTCCATGTCTTCTGTCCACTTCATAAACTCTCTAGTAGGAGCAGAGGACTGAATGGCGGTTGCCTTACCCGGGTTCatttttatacctatttcattaaaaaatatgtgaTAACAAGTTAATAATAAGTCATCCTTAATATAATGTTCTTCTTATACACATAACATTAAATAGTCATAGAACACAATAAAGTACAATAACTACGAGTTTTGATAATCTCGCCACATATGATCGACAATGGAATCCCTGATATTACTACCAATCCTATGGTCCTCTTCTCTAACTTGAGTTGATGACACATTATGGTCTTCCCTTTCATTCAACTCGTTATCAACTTCATGAAGTAGTGAGTCATCGTTATCCACGCCTCGAAGAAAGTTGTGTAAGATACAACAAGCTAGTATGATGTCTGTCATTGTCTCCAGTCCATAATGTGGTTCAGTGTCACTTGCAATGATAGGGAATCGTTTCTTCAACACACCAAAAGTTCTTTTCAATAACATTTCTCAACGATGAATGTCGATGATTAAACAACTCCCGTGCATTTTGTGGTCCTCTGCGTGTAAATTCTTTAAGGTGATATCTTACGCCTCTATATGGAGTCAACACTGTGCTTTTCAACATGAATCCTGCATCACCTAGGTagtattttcctacaatttTGCACATACAAAACTAATTAGTCACTAGTAAATAACATCGTGGACATCGCAATGTGTACACTAACCTTCGGGGATAGCTAACGGATCATCTCGATGAaaagcattttttaaaattcttgaatcagATGCAATGCCTTCCCACCCAGCAAGAACGTATGtgaatttcatgtcaaaatcacaCGCCGCAAACACATTCTGTGTTGGCCAGTCTTTTCTTCCTCGAAATCTCTGAGCATCAGATCTTGGCACATTGACACGAACATGAGTTCCGTCTATGGCCCCTAAACAATCCTGACCATACAAATCACTATTCATAATAAAACTCACAAATTCTTAGGATAGTTTGATCACAACATCTACAGAGCTGATGGAATAAGTACCTTAAAGTACGGGTAAAATCGATTGTTGCTGAATACATATGGATGAACCTCATTTCCAGACGGTTGAATTAGAAATTCAGATTCCAAACTTAAGATAGCCCCTAAGACATTGTGAAAGTGTCTGCTAACCGTCGAACCGGatcgatgaaagaaaaaagCCACACTTCGATTCTTAACATTATGaccaattatatgaagaaattgagcAAGTTGTTGCTCCACTGTAGACCAAATCGCGTCCGTAACCAACCCAGTTGATCTTACTCTCTCACAAAGAATAATAAATGTCTCTGGACCCATTCTAATAATGTCGCAACACCGATTAGTATGCACAAGATATGACATTAATTGCTCCCTACGACGGTCTCTGTCTGGTAGGTAATTGCTAACACTACTCGAATCAGTCGAGTACATATGCAAGATACTCAACGCGTGTgcaacaatgcataacattgttagTGCAGCCAATGAAGTGGTTATTTGTAATTGCTGTCGTATCATTGCTATAATATTGAAGTCTACAccaaccacatcatcatctaaatCTTCACGGTTCAAAAATGATAAATCTATTTCTCCTTCCATCTAGATTTACTTAACAAAATACATAGTCATTAACAACTTTATAcatacataaaactaaaatcatCAACATCATTGAATTCATGAACACAACAGATCATATCctatttaacaatatttatacattcatataataattaatcaaaaaacattatatttattcagTAAATAAACCACATTAATACATAATAACACGAGATCATACTATGTATCATACCTATTGAAGAAAGTTGTCAAGCTTTGAAGGAAAATTTCAAGGAAGACTTCAGCCAAGATTGAATATGT includes these proteins:
- the LOC128193747 gene encoding protein ALP1-like, with protein sequence MEGEIDLSFLNREDLDDDVVGVDFNIIAMIRQQLQITTSLAALTMLCIVAHALSILHMYSTDSSSVSNYLPDRDRRREQLMSYLVHTNRCCDIIRMGPETFIILCERVRSTGLVTDAIWSTVEQQLAQFLHIIGHNVKNRSVAFFFHRSGSTVSRHFHNVLGAILSLESEFLIQPSGNEVHPYVFSNNRFYPYFKDCLGAIDGTHVRVNVPRSDAQRFRGRKDWPTQNVFAACDFDMKFTYVLAGWEGIASDSRILKNAFHRDDPLAIPEGKYYLGDAGFMLKSTVLTPYRGKRFPIIASDTEPHYGLETMTDIILACCILHNFLRGVDNDDSLLHEVDNELNEREDHNVSSTQVREEDHRIGIKMNPGKATAIQSSAPTREFMKWTEDMDARLLHSMIEESRIGNRIDGSWISQAYSNIVDHLHSAGYVAITKNNVKNRQKVLKDKWREVHYLFSGLSGFAWNPISMTFHAEDEVWMDLIQSRPAAAKWRVNSIKHYDLMVELWAADQTTEVNELTSQKPQKIFENHCSDTKQCNTLI